TTTTTCCGTTTTCGGATCCCATGTCGGCATTTTTTTGCCGAGGATCAGAAGGGCCGCGACACAGAGCACAGCGCCGATTGGCAGGACGATCCAGATTGGAAGGCCAATACCGATCAGGAGATATGCTGCAATGGAGATCACGGCGACGGTCAATGCGTAGCCGATCTGTGTTTGAACATGATCCATCAAACCGCATCCCGAACCCATGGATGACAGAATTGTCGTATCCGAGATCGGAGAACAGTGATCACCAAAGATGGCTCCGGTAAGAACGGCTGATGAACAGAGGACAATGAAGAGTGGATCTACTGCCTCACCGTTGATAACTCCTCCTCCGATTACAGCTGCAAGAGGGATACACAGAGGAAGAAGAATTGCCATTGTTCCATATGCAGTTCCTGTTGCAAAAGAAATCACAGCCGCAATGATGAAGATCAGGGCTGGTACGATCCAGAGCGGGATATTGTCAGAGAAAATACCAGAAATGAAATAGGACGTCCCGAGATCACTGATGACTGATCCGATCGACCAGGCAAGAATCAGGACGATACATACGAAGACCATGGATTTCATACCATGTGCCCAGGTTTCGATACCCTCTTTCACCGTGAAAATCCTCTGGGCAAAACCCAAGATGATGGCAACGATACAGGCAAGAAGACCAGCCTGGAATAGGACAATACTTGCATCAGCAGAACTGTATGCATAGGTGAGGCCTTCGAAGAAGTTCATCTGCATAAATAATTCAGCAGTAATCGTCTGTCCATCCGGGAGAATACCGATACCCTCTCCTGCCATAATGTAGGACACACCGTTCGTGTAGAAGAGAACGAGAGCCGAGATGATCATTACGGCGATTGGAATGATCGCATTCCATATGTTCGGCGGGTGGACTTTTCTGGAAGTTTTCAATATGCCGTGGTCATCCTTGAGCTCGGCTTTTTCCGGGTCCTTGTCGTAGTCATCTTCCGTTGCAACTTCAGAACCGGGTTTGATGGTTTGTCCGGTCGTGCGGGCGCGCAGTTCGGCTTTTGCCATAGGTCCGTATTCACGCAGGAGCAGGCCGGTTGCCAGCACGAAGAAGAGTGCGAGAATATTGTAGAACCGATAGGGAATCGTTTCGATGAAAATCTCGAATGCGGACATATCGGTGATGCCTGCGATACTGAGACCGGTGTTGATATTCACGATCTCGGTTCCGATCCACGTCGAAACGAGAACGATTCCGGCAACAGGCGCCGCAGTTGAGTCTACGAGGAAAGCTAGTTTCTCACGCGAGATCCGGAACTTGTCACAGACCGTACGCATGATCGGGCCAATAATAAGGGCGTTTGCATAATCATCGAAGAAGATGATCCATCCGGACAGCCAGATGGCGACCTGTGCACTGCGGGGACCTTTGGCGATTTTGGTGATCAGTGTTGCAAGACCACGCATACCCCCCATACGGGTGATGAGTGCGATCAATGCTCCGATGACCAGAACTTGCATGAGAATTCCTGCATCCCACCGATCAGCCATCGTCGCGACAAAATAATCGGTCGAATTCAGGAATGCTCCCGACGCTGCACCAAAAATTGTGCCGGTAACAAGACAGAGGGTCCAGGCACCGTTAAGAACACCAAGGAACAGAGACAGAAGGACATTCTTTGTAAGGAATGCAAGAAGAAGAGCGAGCAGCGGGGCGAGAAGTGTAACAAAGCCTAATGCATAGGCGAGTCGCATTTTATCCACTTTGCCCGGATCATTCACGACATCTTCGGCGTAAACACCAGTGGAATCTTCACCTAGTGTTGCAGCCGGGTGATTTTCATACCAAGAAATAAATCCGGAGTCTTCATCGGGGATTGTTGCGGCCCCGGTATAGGCAAGCGGAATTGCGAAGGCAATGAGAACCACTATAACACTGATGATGCTAAGTAGTTTTTGTTTATCCATAAAATTTATCACACCTCAGGGTTTTCCCTGAATAAGAAAAGATTTAAACCACATCCTATTAAATGTCAGCGATTTATCTGTCATGTGATTATGAGACAGTATCTGTAAAGAGTACAACTTCTGGAAAAAAGACTAGATTCATGCAAAAAAATATGCGAAGACGGCGGTAATGAAGCTCCGTCTTTTCTGTTTTTGATGATTGGCCGTATCTATTATTCGTTTTTTCGTCAGCTGATCATGCAGGTGACGATATCTGCATAGACCCTTCTCTGTCCTCAATACACCAGGATCATGCCGGGATTATTCCCTGTGAAACACTCTCCTCCTTTAGGCGTAACGACAAAGGTATTTTCTATCCCAACAATACCGATATCTTTTATCCCCTTCTTCGGCTCAATAGCTAGCGTCATATTTTCAGCAAGCGGTTCGTCAAATCCTTTTGCAATAACCGGCATCTCGTCAATTTGAAGGCCGATCCCGTGACCGAGGAATTTGACAACACGTTCTTTGTAGCCCATGAAGTCCTTCTTGAAATCCTCATCGAGATCATCCATGATCGTCTTATAGATCAATGATGGAACCATGCCTGGTTTCAGCATCGAGGCAACGGCATTCTGGACATCAACGCATTTGTAGTGCATCTCGATAACCTCATCCGGCAGCGATTTGCCAAACATATAGGTCATCGTTTTATCGGTCTGATATCCGTGATACCCGCATCCTACATCCAGATACACGAGATCGCCGTATTTCAGTTTCCTGTCGGGACTGCCGAGGACCGGAGCATACGGCCCTATACCACGATTTCCGCTTGCTCCGTTAAAATAGGACGGATAAAGGGAACTCTCGCCGAACCCGATATGTCCCATCCTCACTTCAGTATCGAACATCCCGAATCGTACGATTCCCTGATGCCCTTCACGAATCATGATCTGATAGAGCTCGGTTCCAAGTTCCGCTTCGCTCATCCCTTCTCGAAGGATATCCGGCACCAGTTCTTCTTTCACATGGCGGTGGATATCCCCGGATTTTTTCATCAGCGCCAGTTCATATTCACTCTTCACCGATCTGACATCTGCAATTATTCGATCCGCCGAGGCGATATGCTTGAACGGGAAATACTTCACAAATCTCTGCAGGTGGGCATACGAGATCACTTCCGTTTCCGTATACACAGTATCGCCGGTAATGGTCGTTTCTTTTGCAGCATCGCGGAAACTTTCCATCGGCCGAATATCGTTGAATGTTGATTCATCAAGAGCGCGCGAATAACTGTTTCTCACCCAGAAAACCGCATCATCACGTTTCGATATTAGAAGGACGCCGTCCTGCATCGTGCCGGTGAAATAATAGAGATTGACCTTGCCGAAAATCGCTGTATATTCCCAGTCAGGGTATTTATTATCCATCTGCGCATGAAAACGTGCCATCCGGTTTTCAAGCTCAGAGAGGGGGGACATTATTTTGCATAACCAGTTTATTGAGAAGAAAGGGATAATACTTGGCATCCGGCAATACGTTCAGAAGGCAAAAATCCAGCTTCGGCTCCTTGAGGCGAGGATTCACACACGTCCAATTTAAGAGAAGTTTTCTAAAAAAAAAAATATTCAGGCACGGCGCCCTTGTCGGCCTGACCGGCGTATCGTGCAAGCACGCCCTTTAATTCCCTTTCTTTAGGCACCCACATCTTTCTTCTCTCTGCAAGTTCCGCCTCGTCAACGAGAAGGTCCAGTGTTTGTTCATACAGATCGATCTTGATGATGTCTCCTTCCCGAACAAGGCCGATCGGTCCTCCTGCCTTTGCTTCCGGAGCAACGTGCCCTATACACGGACCGCGTGTTCCGCCGGAGAAGCGTCCGTCCGTCACAAGAGCCACATGCTTATAGCCAAGACCCATCAATGCTGATGTCGGGGAAAGCATCTCTGGCATACCTGGTCCGCCTTTCGGTCCTTCATATCGGATAACGATCACGTCGCCTTCGACGATTTTTCCGGTAAGAATCGCATCCATCGCTTCATTCTCTCCGTCAAAAACCCGTGCTGGGCCCTGATGCTTCCACATCGCATCGATTACTGCTGCCGATTTGATAACCGAGCCGTTCGGCGCAAGCGAACCTTTCAGGATCTTCAGTCCGCCTGCCTTGTGCACGGCATTCTCCAGACTGTGGATCACATTTTCATCCACGTATTTCACGCCATCTGCGATCGCAAACACTGTTTTTCCCGAGACGGTCAAACAGTCGTCAAGATGCGGTCTAATCTGCTTGAAAACTGCAGGGATCCCGCCCGAGTGATATAACGTCTGCATTGAGTGCGGGCCGCCTGGCTGCATCGAACAGATGTGCGGGACGGTTGCTCCCATCTGGGTAAAATCATCAAGACTCAGCGGGACATTTGCTTCCTGAGCGATCGCCATTAAGTGAAGGACCGTGTTCGTTGAGCCGCCAAGCGCCATATCTACGGCGATAGCGTTTTTCAGCGAATTTTTCGTGAGGATGTCACGGGGCTTGACATCCTCTTTGATCATCTCAACGACTCTGACGCCGCTTTCATAAGCGATACGGAGTTTTGCCGCATCAACCGCGGGGATCGCCGCACAGCCGGGAAGGGACATTCCCATCGCTTCGGTCATGCAGGCCATGGTATTTGCCGTATATAATCCCTGACAACTGCCGCACCCGGGCATTGCCGCGGCCTCCAGTTCGTGGAGTTCCTCTTCGCTCATTTTGTGTGCAGCGACCTTACCGACTCCCTCAAATATATCGGTTAGGGAAAGTTCGCAGCCCTTGTGATGGCCGGGAAGCATGTTCCCGCCGGTGACGACGATCGCCGGAATATTGCATCGTGCCGCCGCCATAAGCATGCCGGGAACGATCTTATCGCAGGTACATATGCAGACAAGAGCATCGAACCGGTGAGCCTGGATCATGAGTTCAACTGAATCCGCGATGTTTTCGCGTGAGGCTAGCGAGTACCGCATCCCTTCATGTCCCATCGCAATACCGTCGCAAATTCCTATCGTGTTAAACTCGAAAGCAACACCCCCGCCTGCCGCAACTCCCTCTCTTACGCGTTCGGCAACCATTCTGAGATGCGTGTGTCCCGGAACGATCGTGTTCCAGGAGTTTGCGATCCCGACAAAGGGTTTTTTCATCTCTTGATCAGAAATCCCGAGTGAGCGTATAAGAGCCCTGTTGGGTGCTCTGGTGTATCCTGATTTCACATCATCGCTGCGCATCTGAATCACATAGATAAAGGTAATAGGCAATAATAAAACAAGCGGCCGAAAATTTCAGATTACTTAAAGGAGAGCTAATGCGCAAAAAAGGGAAGATGGCTGCCTATCGGTGATGCAGTCCCTCTTCGGTCAGATTGTCCCAGAAAATCTTTCCGAGAAATTTCAGATCGGTGTATTTTCCGTCAAGATAAAACGCCATTTTTTTGGTTCCTTCCAGTTCGTATCCCAGCCGTTCATACAGAAAGACGGCACGCGGATTCGTGTCGGCGACCAGACATTCCATCCGGATAAATCCGCGTTTTTTGGCTTCATCTTCAGGATGCATTATCGCTTTTGTACTGATACTCATCCCACATTACGCCGGTTCGATAAACAGGAAAAATGTCGCGCTGTGGGAAAGCCTAGTTCCGGGCGGCTGGGAATATAAGCCGGCACCACCGATTATCCGATCTTTGTAATGCATGCACCAGAGAGAAACGATTCCTGACTGGATGTAAGACCATAATGCCATTGTCGCCTCCATCGAAACCGGCGGGATGGATTCGAAATGCTCTGCAATCTCGGGGATATTGCATAACTCGTTGATCCGCCCAAGTTCCGACTCCTGGACCGGGCAAAACCGAACCTGTGCGGAGATACTTTCAGCCATGAGCTAGTGTGGGAAGGCGGATACAATAAATTTATCGTGGGTGAAATTGGGTGGGGGCCTGCCTGGGCCATGGAATTCTCCATCATTCCTCCGTGAATAAATCCGCTGTTAGAGGTCGCCATAATTAAAGCCAACCAGAACCAATACAGTACCAGATGACTATAGTTGCATGCCTCGGAGTGGGCAGAATCGGCGGAGAAGTTGCATACGTTTCTGCCCTCAGAAAATTTGCCGACGAACTCGTCCTTTTCGATATCAGCGAACCCCTGCAGCATGCTCAAAAACTCGATATAATTCACGGGATGGACATCCCCGTGTCCACAAACCCTACCGATCTGAAAGACGCCGATTACTGTATATATTCAGCCGGCTATTCGCGGTCCCCCAACATAAAAACCCGTGCTGATCTTTTTGATAAAAATCTCCCGATTGCAAAGGAATCTGCAGAACTTCTGAAGGGATTCTCCGGCAAACTCATCATCGTCACAAACCCGATGGATGTCTTTACCTGGTATTTTGCCAAAAAAAACTGCCTTGACGAAAGTCAGGTCGTCGGGTTCGGCGGTCTTCTCGACAGCAGAAGATTCACCGTGGCACTCCGTTCGATGGGAATCGAAGCAGAGGGCCAGGTCCTCAGCGAACATGGCGAACATCAGGTCCCGCTCTTTTCCAGTCTGGAAATCGACATCCCTATCCCGGTAAGAGAAGAGATCCTAACCGGTCTTCGCGGATCTTCGATGCCGGTCATCAAAGGAAAAGCAGGTACTGTTTTCGGTCCGGCGTATCACATCGTCTCCATGCTGGAAAAGATCGAGAAAGGAGAAAGAGTAATCTGTTCACTTCCGGCAAACGGTGCTTACGGAATTGACGGCTGTTCACTTGGACTTCCGGCCGTCGTGACGCGTTCCGGCGCAAAGATCGATGAGAGTTTGAAGTTCGATCCCTGGGAAATGGCAAAACTCCATGAGGCTGCGGATTTCTTGCAGGGACTTTGCAGGAGAGTATAGATGGAAATTGCCATCAATCAGGCAGAATACTCAAATGCCCCGGGAGGTCCGGTCGTTCACATCTTTGGAAGGGAAGCGGACGGGACTCCCCACCAGCTGAAAGTCACCGGTTTTCGCCCCTACTTCTGGGTCCGTGAAAGCGAAGCCGACAAACCTCATACGGAAAAAATCGACGTTACGCAGGATCGGGGGATCTCCATCAAAGGCGAACCTCTTCGCCGGATATATACGGAAAAACCCGGCGACGTCAGAAATATCAGGGACAACTACCACCATTTCGAAGCTGACATTCCATTTGCGACCCGTTTTCTTATCGACACCGGCCTTACCGGCGGTGTCAGTGCCCCATCGGACGAGTGTTCATTCACCGAACTTTCACCGGCAGAAGTGATCTCCAGACCGCGGGTCTGTATGTGCGATATCGAGTGTGATGACAGAAACGGATTTCCCGAACCGGAACGCGATCCGGTCATCTGCATAACCTGCCATGACTCGTTCGATGATCAGTATACAACTTTTGTTCTTGATGGAAAAACCAAAGGCGGATACGGCAACGCCGAACCGCTTGCGAGCGGATGTTTTTCCAACTGTCATACAATTATTTCCTATGACACCGAACGCGATCTTTTCGCAGGTTTCATCGATTACATCCGGGAGAAGGACCCCGATATTCTCTCGGGCTGGAACTTCATTGACTTCGATGCCGAGTACATCCTCAAGCGTGCCGAGACCCTAGGTTTCCGTTCCGAGGTCTTTGCCCGGATGACCGGAATGACCGAGCGAAATGCAATGAGGGGTCGGGTCATCTTCGATCTTCTCGCAGCATACAAAAAAATGCAGGGGAGTCAGAAGGAGTCGTATCGCCTCGACGCCGTCGCCGAAGACGAACTTGGCGAGACCAAAGTTCGGTACATTGGAACTCTTGGCGATCTCTGGGATAATGATCCCCTGAAGATGGTAGAATACAACTTCAAGGATGTCGAACTATGCGTCGGGATCAACAGAAAGAACAAAATTATCGAGTTCTATCAGGAAGTTGCCAGATATGTGGGTTGTCCTTTGGACAAAACGCTGAACTCTTCGAACGTCATCGACATCTATATTCTCAGAAAAGCGTTCGGCAAATTTATCCTGCCGTCTAAGGGAAACGCCTCGGGCGAGGAGTTTGAAGGAGCGACCGTTTTTGATCCAAGCAAAGGTGTTCGGGAGAACGTCATCGTTTTGGATCTGAAATCGCTCTATCCCATGGCGATGATGACGTTGAATGCTTCTCCGGAAACGAAATCTCCGACAGGCGAGATCCATGCCCCGAACGGGATCCGGTTCAGCAAATCCCCGGACGGTCTGACCCGGTCGATCATCAGCGAGTTGATGGCAGAACGCGACGAACGGAAGAAACTCAGAAACAGTTTTCCTTTCGGATCTGATGAATATACTCTGTATGATATGCAGCAGAATGTGCTGAAGGTGATCATGAACACGTATTACGGAGTCTCAGGATTCTCCAGATTCCGTTTGTACGACCGGGACATCGGAGCCGCCGTGACGTCCGTAGGCCGTGCGATCATTCAGCACACAAAGCTCGTTATCACCAAACGCGGGTATGACGTGATATACGGCGATACGGATTCGTGTTTTGTGCAGATCCCCTTCACGTCTCTTGAAGATACGATGAAAATCGCCCGCGAAATCGAGGAGGAACTCAATGCGAGCTACCTGTCGTTTGCACAGGAAACCCTTGGTGCTGATATGAACTTCTTCTCGATCAAGTTCGAGAAGATCTACCGGAGATTTTTCCAGGGCGGCGCAAAGAAGCGGTATGCAGGACATCTGATCTGGAAAGAGGGTCAGGATGTCGATAAAATCGATATAACCGGCTTTGAGATGAAGCGATCCGACTCAGCACAGATCACTCGCGAAGTACAGGAACGTGTTCTGGAGATGATCCTGAAAGGAAACGGCAGGGAAGATGTGAAAAAATATCTGCCCGAGGTTCTGTCTCTGTATCGCGAGGGAAAATGTCCGCTTGAAAAAGCAGGTATTCCGAGCGGTATAAACAAGTCTCTTGCCGATTACGCTCATCTGGATTCGCACGGGCGTGGGGCCATCTACTCGAATACGTATCTTGGAACCGACTTCAAACGCGGCAGCAAGCCCAAGCGGCTTTACATCAAGCGGACATATATGCCTGAAAAGTATCCGGACACGGATGTGCTCTGTTTTGAGTACCCGGATCAGGTTCCGGAGGGGGCGTTCGAAATTGACTGGGAAACGATGCTTGAAAAAACGATCCAGGCGCCTCTGAACAGAATTTTCGATGCACTTGGGTGGGATTGGGATGAGTTCGATCCGACCAAGTCACGAAAAACGACGCTGGATATGTTCTTCTAAGGAAAAAAAAACGGCATTTAGCGGCATGTAGAAAGAGGCATCATCATAAAACCTGATGCCGGCTGCTAAATATTCCCAAAACTACTATTTTGTAAGCAATAAACTTTTTTGAAAAAAGTATGATAAATTGAGAGCTTTGGCAAAAAGCCTTAGTTCTCAACGATTACCCGGACAGGAGTCGGGAGTTTGTATCCGCTGTGGAGGAGTGCATCCTTTGCCTGCTCGACATACTGCGGGGTTGTCCAGACGGTGAAAACACGCTGTCTTGGTGAAACACGGGCCGCAGTTCCGACTGCTTTACCGAATGCAAGTCTCATACCCTCGGAAACACGGTCTGCGCCGGCTCCGGTTGCCTGTTTATGTTCACGGAGAACATGGTGGGGGTATGTTCTGATCTTTAAGTGGAAATTGTTTTTTCCGACTTCTTTCATCAGACGTCTGTTCATGTTGATACGGGCAGCTTCCATTGCCGTGTGACGGATCTGGCATCCTTCAAGCGCTTCAAGATGGATTGCAACCGGGAACTCATCGGAGAGATTTCCCATATCAAACGTTACAACCTTAAGACCCGGCACACCACCCATGTATTCACGGCGGCAGTAGGCCTTCTTGGCGAGCTTATTATACATTCGTGCTGGCTTTCTTACCATTTTTAATTACTCCTAGCTCTCTTAAATGTGCAAATTTGGTTGGTTGGAAACCATATTAAAGGTTCTTATTCTCCCCCTCTAATTTCTCAATTTCTGCGAGAACATCTTTCCTGAGTTTAGCAAACTCAATACTTGTTCTATCACGCGGTCTTGGTAGTGGATTTGGATATATTTCGTAAATTCTTCCAGGTCTAGGCGTAAGAATGACGATTTTATCTGAAAGATAAACGGCCTCATCAACGCTGTGAGTAACGAAAAGAATAGTCTTTTTCGTTTCTTCCCAGATCTGGAGAAGTTCACGCTGCATTTTATTCCTCGTCTGCGCGTCAAGCGCGCCAAAGGGTTCGTCCATCAGCATGACAGCAGGATCAGTTGCAAGTGCCCGGGCAACGGCCGCCCTCTGGCGCATACCGCCGGACAGCTCGTACGGATAATTATCGCCAAATCCGGTCAGCCCAACCAGAGCAAGACGCTTGTTTACTTCAGCGACCCGTTCCTCTTTTGGGACACCGATCATCTCCAGACCAAAACCCACATTCTCTGCGACGGTACGCCATGGATAAAGCGAATATTCCTGGAACACCATCGTCATTTTCGGTGACGGGCCGTCCACGATCTTTCCATCGATGGAAACGGTCCCGCTTGTTGGAACATCAAGACCGCCGATCATACGAAGAAGAGTGGTCTTCCCGCATCCCGAGGGACCGAGCAGGCAGACGAACTGCCCGTTGTGAACTTCAAGATTGACATGCTCCAGAGCAGTTACATCGCCTTTCCGGGAAGAGAACGTTTTTGTAGCGTCCTCCACTTTCACCCATACTTTATCCCAGTCTGTCATTTGTCAAGCACCTCCCAGGCAAACTTCGTTCGCAGAACATACTGGAAAAACTGATCCATGGC
The sequence above is a segment of the uncultured Methanocorpusculum sp. genome. Coding sequences within it:
- a CDS encoding 50S ribosomal protein L16, whose translation is MVRKPARMYNKLAKKAYCRREYMGGVPGLKVVTFDMGNLSDEFPVAIHLEALEGCQIRHTAMEAARINMNRRLMKEVGKNNFHLKIRTYPHHVLREHKQATGAGADRVSEGMRLAFGKAVGTAARVSPRQRVFTVWTTPQYVEQAKDALLHSGYKLPTPVRVIVEN
- the ilvD gene encoding dihydroxy-acid dehydratase, with protein sequence MRSDDVKSGYTRAPNRALIRSLGISDQEMKKPFVGIANSWNTIVPGHTHLRMVAERVREGVAAGGGVAFEFNTIGICDGIAMGHEGMRYSLASRENIADSVELMIQAHRFDALVCICTCDKIVPGMLMAAARCNIPAIVVTGGNMLPGHHKGCELSLTDIFEGVGKVAAHKMSEEELHELEAAAMPGCGSCQGLYTANTMACMTEAMGMSLPGCAAIPAVDAAKLRIAYESGVRVVEMIKEDVKPRDILTKNSLKNAIAVDMALGGSTNTVLHLMAIAQEANVPLSLDDFTQMGATVPHICSMQPGGPHSMQTLYHSGGIPAVFKQIRPHLDDCLTVSGKTVFAIADGVKYVDENVIHSLENAVHKAGGLKILKGSLAPNGSVIKSAAVIDAMWKHQGPARVFDGENEAMDAILTGKIVEGDVIVIRYEGPKGGPGMPEMLSPTSALMGLGYKHVALVTDGRFSGGTRGPCIGHVAPEAKAGGPIGLVREGDIIKIDLYEQTLDLLVDEAELAERRKMWVPKERELKGVLARYAGQADKGAVPEYFFF
- a CDS encoding Xaa-Pro peptidase family protein; the protein is MSPLSELENRMARFHAQMDNKYPDWEYTAIFGKVNLYYFTGTMQDGVLLISKRDDAVFWVRNSYSRALDESTFNDIRPMESFRDAAKETTITGDTVYTETEVISYAHLQRFVKYFPFKHIASADRIIADVRSVKSEYELALMKKSGDIHRHVKEELVPDILREGMSEAELGTELYQIMIREGHQGIVRFGMFDTEVRMGHIGFGESSLYPSYFNGASGNRGIGPYAPVLGSPDRKLKYGDLVYLDVGCGYHGYQTDKTMTYMFGKSLPDEVIEMHYKCVDVQNAVASMLKPGMVPSLIYKTIMDDLDEDFKKDFMGYKERVVKFLGHGIGLQIDEMPVIAKGFDEPLAENMTLAIEPKKGIKDIGIVGIENTFVVTPKGGECFTGNNPGMILVY
- a CDS encoding Na+/H+ antiporter NhaC family protein, translated to MDKQKLLSIISVIVVLIAFAIPLAYTGAATIPDEDSGFISWYENHPAATLGEDSTGVYAEDVVNDPGKVDKMRLAYALGFVTLLAPLLALLLAFLTKNVLLSLFLGVLNGAWTLCLVTGTIFGAASGAFLNSTDYFVATMADRWDAGILMQVLVIGALIALITRMGGMRGLATLITKIAKGPRSAQVAIWLSGWIIFFDDYANALIIGPIMRTVCDKFRISREKLAFLVDSTAAPVAGIVLVSTWIGTEIVNINTGLSIAGITDMSAFEIFIETIPYRFYNILALFFVLATGLLLREYGPMAKAELRARTTGQTIKPGSEVATEDDYDKDPEKAELKDDHGILKTSRKVHPPNIWNAIIPIAVMIISALVLFYTNGVSYIMAGEGIGILPDGQTITAELFMQMNFFEGLTYAYSSADASIVLFQAGLLACIVAIILGFAQRIFTVKEGIETWAHGMKSMVFVCIVLILAWSIGSVISDLGTSYFISGIFSDNIPLWIVPALIFIIAAVISFATGTAYGTMAILLPLCIPLAAVIGGGVINGEAVDPLFIVLCSSAVLTGAIFGDHCSPISDTTILSSMGSGCGLMDHVQTQIGYALTVAVISIAAYLLIGIGLPIWIVLPIGAVLCVAALLILGKKMPTWDPKTEKLLE
- a CDS encoding ABC transporter ATP-binding protein, with translation MTDWDKVWVKVEDATKTFSSRKGDVTALEHVNLEVHNGQFVCLLGPSGCGKTTLLRMIGGLDVPTSGTVSIDGKIVDGPSPKMTMVFQEYSLYPWRTVAENVGFGLEMIGVPKEERVAEVNKRLALVGLTGFGDNYPYELSGGMRQRAAVARALATDPAVMLMDEPFGALDAQTRNKMQRELLQIWEETKKTILFVTHSVDEAVYLSDKIVILTPRPGRIYEIYPNPLPRPRDRTSIEFAKLRKDVLAEIEKLEGENKNL
- a CDS encoding DNA-directed DNA polymerase produces the protein MEIAINQAEYSNAPGGPVVHIFGREADGTPHQLKVTGFRPYFWVRESEADKPHTEKIDVTQDRGISIKGEPLRRIYTEKPGDVRNIRDNYHHFEADIPFATRFLIDTGLTGGVSAPSDECSFTELSPAEVISRPRVCMCDIECDDRNGFPEPERDPVICITCHDSFDDQYTTFVLDGKTKGGYGNAEPLASGCFSNCHTIISYDTERDLFAGFIDYIREKDPDILSGWNFIDFDAEYILKRAETLGFRSEVFARMTGMTERNAMRGRVIFDLLAAYKKMQGSQKESYRLDAVAEDELGETKVRYIGTLGDLWDNDPLKMVEYNFKDVELCVGINRKNKIIEFYQEVARYVGCPLDKTLNSSNVIDIYILRKAFGKFILPSKGNASGEEFEGATVFDPSKGVRENVIVLDLKSLYPMAMMTLNASPETKSPTGEIHAPNGIRFSKSPDGLTRSIISELMAERDERKKLRNSFPFGSDEYTLYDMQQNVLKVIMNTYYGVSGFSRFRLYDRDIGAAVTSVGRAIIQHTKLVITKRGYDVIYGDTDSCFVQIPFTSLEDTMKIAREIEEELNASYLSFAQETLGADMNFFSIKFEKIYRRFFQGGAKKRYAGHLIWKEGQDVDKIDITGFEMKRSDSAQITREVQERVLEMILKGNGREDVKKYLPEVLSLYREGKCPLEKAGIPSGINKSLADYAHLDSHGRGAIYSNTYLGTDFKRGSKPKRLYIKRTYMPEKYPDTDVLCFEYPDQVPEGAFEIDWETMLEKTIQAPLNRIFDALGWDWDEFDPTKSRKTTLDMFF
- a CDS encoding lactate dehydrogenase, encoding MTIVACLGVGRIGGEVAYVSALRKFADELVLFDISEPLQHAQKLDIIHGMDIPVSTNPTDLKDADYCIYSAGYSRSPNIKTRADLFDKNLPIAKESAELLKGFSGKLIIVTNPMDVFTWYFAKKNCLDESQVVGFGGLLDSRRFTVALRSMGIEAEGQVLSEHGEHQVPLFSSLEIDIPIPVREEILTGLRGSSMPVIKGKAGTVFGPAYHIVSMLEKIEKGERVICSLPANGAYGIDGCSLGLPAVVTRSGAKIDESLKFDPWEMAKLHEAADFLQGLCRRV